In Leclercia sp. LSNIH1, the genomic stretch TCCGACGTGCGGCCCTGCGCATCCACCACGATCCCGCGTTCGGTTTGCAGCCCCGCGTCGCGCGCCAGCTCCAGATTGAGATCGACGCCGATCCCTACCACCACCGCATCAACGGTTTCACGTTTGCCGTCACAGTGAATGACCGGCAGGCCGTTATCGTCCTCCAGCTCCAGCGCGCCGCAGCCGGTACGGATATCCACGCCCTGCTCGCGGTGAAGGGCCTCTAAGCGCTGCGATACCTCGCCGCTCACCGAGCGCATGCACAGCGCGGGCTGCTGCTCGAACAGGGTGACCGCCACGCCACTTTTGCGCGCAGATGCGGCAATCTCCAGACCTATCCAGCCGCCGCCCACAATCGCCAGTTTTTGACTGTCCGCCAGCCGCCGTTTCAGGCGCTGCGCGTCCTGCCAGTGGCGGAGGGTGTAGACCTGCGGATGCACAGACCATGCCTCGCCCGGCAGGCGCGCCCGCCCTCCGGTGGCAATTAAAAGTATGTTGTAACTAAGATGCTCGCCGTTGCTCAAACGCACCGTTTTCGCCTTGCGGTCAATCTGCTCCGCGCGCAGCGGACGGTACCAGGTCAGGTTCAGCGCCTGCTGAGCCTCTTCAGTAAAGAGTCGCGGAAGCGCCGCGTCCGTCTCCAGCAGAGCCGCTTTCGACAGCGGCGGACGTTCATAGAAATCCCACGCCTCTTCCGCCACCACGCTGATCTCACCGTCAAAGCCCTCATCGCGCAGGGTTTTCGCCGCCCAGCCCCCCGCCTGACCGCCACCAATAATGACAATGCGCGACGTCATACCGCCTCCGGTTTTTTCTGCTGGCGGCGCGTATCGTGGTCGATCCCGCCTTCCACCGCCCACTCGGTAAAGGAGACCAGCGAATGCTCCAGCTCGCGCGGCTGCCAGTTTTCCGTCAGGTAGTCGTCATTGGTGTAATACTCGAACGCCCCGCCGGTCGGGCTGTTGACGTACCAGAAGTAGGCTGACGACACCGGATGGCGGCCGGGTCCGATAAATGTGCTCCAGGCGTTTTTGTTCATCGCAATCCCGCCGCCGATCACTTCGTGAATATCGCGCACGGTAAAGGCCACGTGGTTCAGGCCGCGCTTACGGTTCGGCAGCTGCAGCAGGAACAGGTTGTGATGGCCGCCGCGCACGCCGCAGCGCAGGAACACAGCGCGGTTGATGTAGCGGTCAGAGACCTGGAAGCCGAGCACCTCGCGGTAGAATTTCTCCACCGCCGCGAGCTCCTCCACGAAGAACACCACGTGCCCCACGTTAATGGGCTGGGCGCGATCGTAAACCGGGCTGGGGGTGTCGATACGTCGAGCGTCGCCCCACTGGTTGATCGGCTCAACGTTTAGCTCCACTTCGGTCTGCTGGCTGACCTGCACACGCAGCGTCATGCCGTTCGGGTCAAGACACTCCAGGGCGTCACCCACTTCGCGAAAGCCGGGCTGCTGCGCAAGCTTCGGGCGCAGCGCATCCAGATCTGACTGTGCGGCAACAGCCCAGGTCATGCGGCGCAGGGTGTTGCCCGCTTCAAACGCCGGGGGCAGGTCGGGGCTGTCGATCGGGTTAAGTTCCACGCGCGCGCCGCTCAGGGTGGTAAAACGCTGGCCGCTGGCATCGCCCGTCAGGCCAAAATCACGCATAAATTTGGCGCAGTGCGTCAGGTCTTCAACGCCAAATTCCAGCTTTTCAATTCCGGTTACACTCATCGTTCGTTGCCTCATCTGGCCCAAATTGGGCGTAAAACATGCCCGACGCCGCAAAGCGCCTGACGTTAACTCACTGATTTAACTGGCCTGTGATAAATACCCTAAGAAGCCAGAAATTTTGTCCGCCGCCAGACGAACCTCGTTTTGCAGTCGCTCGCGGTCGGCCTGTGGGATCTCTTCCGACGGCACCAGAATGCTCACTACCGCCGCCACGCGATGGCTTCGGTCAAACACCGGATAAACGATGGAGGAGATACCGTGGCGGAAGAAGGATTCACCGATCACGTATCCGCGGGCTTTATCCTGCTGCACCATCTGCCACAGGGCTTCACGGTCGTGAAGCTGACCCGGTGTGTTGCCCGGCAGGCGCTCGTGCGGGAACAGCTGTTCGAAATCGGCGCGGGAAATATCGGTCAATAACATGCGGCCAAGCGAGGTGCAGTGCACCGGCAAACGGGTGCCAATGCTGACCTGGTTGATGCGTGATCCGGCGGCGCTGACGCGGGCGATGTAGATGATGTCGCGCCCGTCGCGGATCGCCAGATGGCTGCTGCACTGGCTCACGTCGCGCAGTTGCTCAATCACCGGCTGACCCACCTGCGCCACATCCAGCGAGGCGATGTACTCAAAGCCCAGACGCAGCACGTTCATGCCGAGCGAGAAGGTATTGGTACGGGTATTGCGCTCCAGAAAGCCCATATACTCCAGGGTCTGCACCACCCGGTAGGCGGTGGCCTTCGGCATATCCACCAGCCGGTGAAGCTCGGCAAAGGTCAGTTCGCGATGCTGCTCGCCAAAGGCCAACAGCAGCTGCAGGCCACGCTCCAGCCCCGGTACCAGATACTTCACTTCCTGATCGTTTGCCATCATCGCCCTACCTTAGTTAAAGACAAAACCGCCGTTGACCGGGATCAGCTGCCCGGTGATAAACCGCGACAGATCGCTTAACAGCCAGACCACGCTGCCGGTGACATCTTCCGGCAGCTGCGCGCCCGTTAATGCACGGCCGTTTTCGTAAAGCTGATGCCGCTCGGCGGGCACATATTCGGTGGCCTCGACGCGGGTCAGTCCCGGCGCGATGGCGTTGATCCGGATACGCTTTTCACCGAGTTCGCGCGCCATTGAGCGGGTCATGGCAATCACGGCCCCTTTGCTGGCGACGTAGGCCATCAGGCGCGGCGCGCCCCACAGGGCGGTGTCGGACGCCACGTTCACGATCCCCGCCCCCTCGCGCAGAAGGGGTACGGCGGCCCGCGTCACCAGCCAGGTGCCTTTAACGTTCACGCGCATTACCCGGTCCCACAGCTCCGGGTCGTAATCGAGCATATTTTTGCCGCCCACGCCGGTCGCCATCGCCGCGTTATTCACCAGCCCATCAATCTGCCCCTGCTCGCCAATCGCGTTGAACACCTGCTCAATAGAGGCCGGATCGGCGAGATCGATAACGTGCGATTCGATCGTAAAACCCTGTGCCCGCAGAGCGTGTGCGCTTTCGGCCAGCTCACCTTCGAGGATGTCGCACATCACCACCGCGGCACCCTGCTCCGCGCAGGCGCTGGCGAAGTGATAGCCCAGCCCGCGCGCGGCACCGGTTACAACGATGCGTTTTCCGCTCAACAGCCCGTTCATCAGGCGGCTCCCTGCTGCGCGTCGCGCATCGCCAGCTGCTCTTTCGCAGCTTTTTGCATCATGCGGCGCAGGCGGGAGAGACCAACGTCATGCTGGTAGAGGTATTCATGGTCGCGGGCGTTTGGCGCCATGCTTTCCAGCACCACACGATCCTGCTCCAGCACTTCCCAGTGCAGTTTTTCCAGGCGGTTACGGTACATAAAGCGCCACATATCGCGCTGCCAGCCCTGCACGCGGCGGATGCGCCAGAAGAAGACGCGGCAGTTGTCGTTATCTTCCGGTACCACCATACCGACGATAAAGAAGTGGCCGCCCGGCCCGAAACGCTTCCTGTAAGGAATGGAGAGGCGCATCCAGCAGGTGCCGCTGTTGCCCAGCTCCACCCAGTCGAAGTTAACGCCGCTCTGCCCTTTTTTCTCAAAGATGAAGCCGGTTTTGGTCGGCTGGAGCACCATGTCGGCCTTGCGGTCCCCTTCCGCCATTGAGTGCGAGGAGGAGTGCAGATAGGTGCCGTGCATCGGGTCCATCACGTTTTCCAGCGCGTACTGGTAATTGCATTTCCACCCGGCGGTGCAGAGGAAGTTGCTGAAATTTTCCATGTCGGCGAGTTCATCCGGGAAGGTCAGTTCGTCCGGCTGCTGATCGGCGGTGACACCGAACCACAGGAAGATGGCGCCGTGCGCCTCCTGCACGTTATAGCTGCGTACGCACTGCTGGCCGACCAGCGGACATTTGTCCACCGCAGGCACATCTTTCACTTCGCCATTGCCTGCCACTTCCACGCCGTGATACCAGCAGGCGATGCGGTCCCCGAGATTCCAGCCCATCGACAGGCGCGCGCCGCGGTGCGGACAGCGGTCCTCCAGCGCCTGGACCTGGCCGTCTTTGTTGCGCCAGACCACAATCTGCTCCCCCAGGCGGGTAATGCCCACCGGTGCAGACTGCACTTCCCAGCTCGCCAGCACCGGATACCAGAGGCCGCGCAGACCTTTATCGAGATAGTTTTGTACGGTAGTCGTCATCGCGTTGTCCTCAGTAGCCGTTAACCTGTAAGAATGCCTGGAAGCTGGCGTCGCTCCACGGCTCGCCCTGCTGATCGTGCATCCGCACCGCGTTCAGCCCCTTCACCAGCTCCGGTAAGGTTTCAATGCCCTGCTCAAAGAGATCTTCCAGCGTGGCGATAAGGCTCATTTCCCAGTTTTCCGGCACCCGGCTGCGGGTCTGCCAGATCAGGTTCTGGTACTCGCCCGGTTTATGAATGGCGCCGTTCCCGCCTTCTGCCGGGGGCGTAAACTGGCGGCTTTCGGGCAGCGCCGGGTTGAAGTTCAGGATGTCGCTCATGCCACGGTCTCCTCGACAAAAGTAATCTGGATTTGATTTTCAAAGACCCGAACCGGGTAGCGGTTGAGGTTGCGACCACCGGGGCCATGCAGACACTGGCCGGTTTTGACGTCAAACACCGCCTCATGCAGCGGGCACTCCACTTTGCCATCTTCCACGAAGCCCTGGCTCAGCAAGGCATAAGCGTGCGGGCACACGTCTTCCAGCGCGTAATATTCGCCGTCAATCAAATAAACGCCGATCTCTTTGCCTTCGACGTTGCCGCTAAAAGGGAAATCTTCCTGTACTTGTTCTGCGTCACATACGCCTATCCAGCTCATCGCGATCCTCCAGGCTTTTGTTTCATATATGAAACTCTGTTTCTTATTTAATACGGTCAATATAAAAGCGATGAATGTTTCGTCAAGCGTCAATGTGACGAATTTGTTAATTGATCGGCAATTAATAAGCTAAGTGTGCAAGGGATCACGAAAAAATGCAGCGATATGAAATTTTCATTATTGAGGCGTGAAAGAATACGTTTTAGCGATGAGCTAAAAGAGTAAATGAAAAATATTGACTTCTTTTCTTTTTCTTCCTTAAAAATAAAGCAAAGAAAAATCGACAGGTTTCACCCGTGAAACACATTTTAAAACAACCTTTTAAAAACAACGAGTTTCACAGGTGAACCATTTTAGCTCCGTGACAATCACATTGATAAAAATATAAATTCTCGAACGCATAAGGCGGGCAATATGACGGCAAGATGGCAAGGCACAATTGCACTGTTATTTCTCATTATTATTTCCTACGTTGACCGGGTAAATATTTCGGTGATGATTTTAAATCCGGAATTTGCCGAACATTTTCAGTTAAATGAAAACAGAATGTTACAAGGAATGTTAATGACCTGCTTTCTGCTGGGTTATGGATTCTCGGCTTTATTATTAACACCGGTTATCGAAAGCAAACTGCATTATCGGCAGGGGTTGTTAAGCAGCATTGCGATCTGGGCCCTGGTCTGCGCTGTTTCGCCATTACTGGGCTCGCTAATGGGGATGCTTATCGCCCGCCTGGTATTGGGCATTGCCGAAGGTCCGCTCTTTTCCCTGAAAACGCGCTTTATAAGCGATAACTTCAGCGCGGAAGAGATAGGCAAACCCAACGCCGTCACCGCGCTGGGCGTCTCGCTCGGGCTGGCGGTGGGCTTTCCGCTCGTCACCTGGCTGATGGCACATCTGGGCTGGGCGGGTTCGTTCTATGCGCTGGCGGCAATCAATCTGCTGCTGGGTGGCGGGTTAATCTGGCGCTTCCTGCCCGCACCGCGTGGTGCGGTGAAGATGAAAAAACCAGGATTTGTCGAAACCTTTACCCTCGCCTGGCAAACGCCGCTGCTGGGCTGGATTTTACTGGTTGAAATCGCCACCCTGAGCTATCTCTGGGGAAGCAGTGCCTGGCTGCCCGCGTGGCTGCGGGATGAACACCATTTCTCCCTTCACGCGACGGGCTGGCTTGCGGCGATCCCTTTCCTGCTGAGCCTGGGTTCAAAGTTCCTGGGTGGTGTACTGCTCGATAAAATGCGCCCGGACCAGGCTCCGGTACTCTTTGTTGTGGGCGGCGCGTTGACCGCGTTGTCAGTGGTCGCCCTGATGCTCAGCCATCAGCCGGTATGGCTGGCGCTGTTTATGCTTTCCGCCAATATCTTTTGGGGGCTTCAGGGGGCCGCCATTCCTGCCGTGATCCAGCATCACGCCGCACGAGAAGTGGTGGGCAGCGCCTACGGGATCATTAATGGGATTGGCAATATCTGCGCGGCGTTTATTCCGCTGCTGATGGGGATGGTGATGAAATCGGCCGGGTCGGTCAGTTCCGGTTTTTCGGTGCTGGTGGCGTCGCAGGTTATCACTCTGCTGGCCGGAGGAATGTTGCTGCTGCGCATGCGTCGCGCAGCAGCACTCAGCGCGTAAGGCTTACTCGCCTTTTTTCGCTGCCTGGATGTAGAGCATCTCCAGCGCCAGGGTCGCTGCGGCCAGCGCAGTGATCTCGGACTGGTCATAGGCAGGGGCCACTTCAACGACGTCCATACCGACGATGTTCAGATCCTTCAGGCCGCGCACCAGTTTGATGGCGCGGTCTGAGGTCAGGCCGCCAATTACCGGGGTGCCGGTACCTGGGGCAAAGGCTGGATCCAGGCAGTCGATGTCGAAGGTCAGGTAGACCGGCATATCACCGACGATCTGCTTAACCTGGGCGATGATGTCATCCACGCCGCGATCGTTCACCTGGCAGGCGTCCAGCACGGTGAAGCCGTTATCTTTGTCGAATTCGGTACGGATGCCGATCTGTACGGAGTGGTTCGGATCGATCAGACCTTCCTTCGGCGCGGTGAAGAACATGGTGCCGTGGTCAAATTCACAGCCGTTCGCGTAGGTGTCGGTATGCGCATCGAAATGCACCAGCGCCATCTTACCGAAGTGTTTCGCGTGGGCGCGCAGCAGGGGCAGCGTCACGAAGTGGTCACCACCGAAGGAGAGCATGCGCTTGCCGGCAGCCAGCAGTTTTTCTGCGTGCGCCTGCAGTTTTTCACTCATTTCACGCGCGTCGCCGAAGGCATACACCAGGTCACCGCAGTCCACGACGTTCAGGCGCTCGCGCATGTCGAAGTTCCACGGGAAGCGGTTATGCTCCCAGGCGAGGTTGGTGGAAACCTGACGAATGGCCGCCGGGCCATGACGGCCACCGGCACGACCGGATGTCGCCATATCAAATGGTACGCCGGTGATCACCCAGTCCGCATCGCTGTCGTAAGGCTGGAAGTTCATCGGAAGGCGTAGAAAACCAAAGGCATTGGAAACTAACGAGTTGTCGTACTGGTGACCTAAGGTGCTCATGGCAAAAACCTCATATTCGTCGCTATAAAAAAACCCTCCCGCGTCGTTAGCCCGACGAGGAAGGGTTAGATTGGAAAAAGGCAATAAAAAGAATTATCGCCGTTAATCTGCGCAGGTTCAAGTCAGGAAAAACGATCCCCCACCTCACCCCTTATAAGCGACGCAACCGGTCGATCAGCGGACCGGCCTCCTTAATCAGCGTTGCCGTTGACGGCTGGCACAAACACTCCAGCGAAACCGCCCCCTGATAGTTGGCCGCTTTTAGCGCCAGATAGATGTCGTCAATCGGCAAATGGCCATACCCCGGAAACGCCCGGTTAGAGTCGGCAAAATGCACATGCCGCAGCCGGGAGCCCAGCAAGGCTATCGCGTCGGTGAAATCGCGATCCTCAATATTGGCATGGAAAATATCCCATAACACGCCGACATTTTCCGGTGCGTCGCAGAAGCTTATAAACGCCATCATATCCGCCGCGCTGTGCAGGTGCGCTATTTCATAGCGATTGAGGGCTTCAAGGACCAGCGTCACGCCGCACCGCTTCGCCTGCTCCACGCACGGCGCCATCGCCTCCGCCAGCGCATGCATATACTCGGTTTGACTCAGCACCCTGTCCGTTGCGCGCAATGAGCCTATGGTGACATGGCTCGACAGCTGCGCGGCGGCGTCAATATGTTCCGCCAGGCGCTGTTGAGTACGCAAAACCACCGCCCTGTCGCTGGAAAGTAAAGAGAGGCCATCGCGCTTGCGGGCCTGGCCCGTGGCAATAGTCGTACACCCCAGCCGGTAATCATCCAGCCGCTTTTTCAGCCATGAGACCTCCATGCCTTCATAATCATTGATGCACAGTTCGGCGGCGTCGAAGCCGCTTTGCGCCAGCCACGCCAGCCCCTGCTCAAAGTCCTGCGGGGTAAAAGGCGAAAAAAGCGTTTCATAACGGCAGGTTAGCGTTGCGCTAAAGGT encodes the following:
- a CDS encoding NAD(P)/FAD-dependent oxidoreductase, giving the protein MTSRIVIIGGGQAGGWAAKTLRDEGFDGEISVVAEEAWDFYERPPLSKAALLETDAALPRLFTEEAQQALNLTWYRPLRAEQIDRKAKTVRLSNGEHLSYNILLIATGGRARLPGEAWSVHPQVYTLRHWQDAQRLKRRLADSQKLAIVGGGWIGLEIAASARKSGVAVTLFEQQPALCMRSVSGEVSQRLEALHREQGVDIRTGCGALELEDDNGLPVIHCDGKRETVDAVVVGIGVDLNLELARDAGLQTERGIVVDAQGRTSDPSIFAAGDVAQHHHYGLCIQSWAFAQNQAVVAAKAMLNPDAAGYDDAPWLWSDQYQHNIQILGIPQPGSRTIVREDALYFSLDENGRLTQLVAFNDARTVKLAKRWMAAGRDLSDVPLADPTFSLMSLR
- a CDS encoding VOC family protein — protein: MSVTGIEKLEFGVEDLTHCAKFMRDFGLTGDASGQRFTTLSGARVELNPIDSPDLPPAFEAGNTLRRMTWAVAAQSDLDALRPKLAQQPGFREVGDALECLDPNGMTLRVQVSQQTEVELNVEPINQWGDARRIDTPSPVYDRAQPINVGHVVFFVEELAAVEKFYREVLGFQVSDRYINRAVFLRCGVRGGHHNLFLLQLPNRKRGLNHVAFTVRDIHEVIGGGIAMNKNAWSTFIGPGRHPVSSAYFWYVNSPTGGAFEYYTNDDYLTENWQPRELEHSLVSFTEWAVEGGIDHDTRRQQKKPEAV
- a CDS encoding IclR family transcriptional regulator, translated to MANDQEVKYLVPGLERGLQLLLAFGEQHRELTFAELHRLVDMPKATAYRVVQTLEYMGFLERNTRTNTFSLGMNVLRLGFEYIASLDVAQVGQPVIEQLRDVSQCSSHLAIRDGRDIIYIARVSAAGSRINQVSIGTRLPVHCTSLGRMLLTDISRADFEQLFPHERLPGNTPGQLHDREALWQMVQQDKARGYVIGESFFRHGISSIVYPVFDRSHRVAAVVSILVPSEEIPQADRERLQNEVRLAADKISGFLGYLSQAS
- a CDS encoding SDR family oxidoreductase, yielding MNGLLSGKRIVVTGAARGLGYHFASACAEQGAAVVMCDILEGELAESAHALRAQGFTIESHVIDLADPASIEQVFNAIGEQGQIDGLVNNAAMATGVGGKNMLDYDPELWDRVMRVNVKGTWLVTRAAVPLLREGAGIVNVASDTALWGAPRLMAYVASKGAVIAMTRSMARELGEKRIRINAIAPGLTRVEATEYVPAERHQLYENGRALTGAQLPEDVTGSVVWLLSDLSRFITGQLIPVNGGFVFN
- a CDS encoding aromatic ring-hydroxylating oxygenase subunit alpha; this translates as MTTTVQNYLDKGLRGLWYPVLASWEVQSAPVGITRLGEQIVVWRNKDGQVQALEDRCPHRGARLSMGWNLGDRIACWYHGVEVAGNGEVKDVPAVDKCPLVGQQCVRSYNVQEAHGAIFLWFGVTADQQPDELTFPDELADMENFSNFLCTAGWKCNYQYALENVMDPMHGTYLHSSSHSMAEGDRKADMVLQPTKTGFIFEKKGQSGVNFDWVELGNSGTCWMRLSIPYRKRFGPGGHFFIVGMVVPEDNDNCRVFFWRIRRVQGWQRDMWRFMYRNRLEKLHWEVLEQDRVVLESMAPNARDHEYLYQHDVGLSRLRRMMQKAAKEQLAMRDAQQGAA
- a CDS encoding recombinase-like helix-turn-helix domain-containing protein, which produces MSDILNFNPALPESRQFTPPAEGGNGAIHKPGEYQNLIWQTRSRVPENWEMSLIATLEDLFEQGIETLPELVKGLNAVRMHDQQGEPWSDASFQAFLQVNGY
- a CDS encoding Rieske (2Fe-2S) protein translates to MSWIGVCDAEQVQEDFPFSGNVEGKEIGVYLIDGEYYALEDVCPHAYALLSQGFVEDGKVECPLHEAVFDVKTGQCLHGPGGRNLNRYPVRVFENQIQITFVEETVA
- a CDS encoding MFS transporter, with protein sequence MTARWQGTIALLFLIIISYVDRVNISVMILNPEFAEHFQLNENRMLQGMLMTCFLLGYGFSALLLTPVIESKLHYRQGLLSSIAIWALVCAVSPLLGSLMGMLIARLVLGIAEGPLFSLKTRFISDNFSAEEIGKPNAVTALGVSLGLAVGFPLVTWLMAHLGWAGSFYALAAINLLLGGGLIWRFLPAPRGAVKMKKPGFVETFTLAWQTPLLGWILLVEIATLSYLWGSSAWLPAWLRDEHHFSLHATGWLAAIPFLLSLGSKFLGGVLLDKMRPDQAPVLFVVGGALTALSVVALMLSHQPVWLALFMLSANIFWGLQGAAIPAVIQHHAAREVVGSAYGIINGIGNICAAFIPLLMGMVMKSAGSVSSGFSVLVASQVITLLAGGMLLLRMRRAAALSA
- the speB gene encoding agmatinase, which encodes MSTLGHQYDNSLVSNAFGFLRLPMNFQPYDSDADWVITGVPFDMATSGRAGGRHGPAAIRQVSTNLAWEHNRFPWNFDMRERLNVVDCGDLVYAFGDAREMSEKLQAHAEKLLAAGKRMLSFGGDHFVTLPLLRAHAKHFGKMALVHFDAHTDTYANGCEFDHGTMFFTAPKEGLIDPNHSVQIGIRTEFDKDNGFTVLDACQVNDRGVDDIIAQVKQIVGDMPVYLTFDIDCLDPAFAPGTGTPVIGGLTSDRAIKLVRGLKDLNIVGMDVVEVAPAYDQSEITALAAATLALEMLYIQAAKKGE
- a CDS encoding sugar phosphate isomerase/epimerase family protein, which codes for MITFSATLTCRYETLFSPFTPQDFEQGLAWLAQSGFDAAELCINDYEGMEVSWLKKRLDDYRLGCTTIATGQARKRDGLSLLSSDRAVVLRTQQRLAEHIDAAAQLSSHVTIGSLRATDRVLSQTEYMHALAEAMAPCVEQAKRCGVTLVLEALNRYEIAHLHSAADMMAFISFCDAPENVGVLWDIFHANIEDRDFTDAIALLGSRLRHVHFADSNRAFPGYGHLPIDDIYLALKAANYQGAVSLECLCQPSTATLIKEAGPLIDRLRRL